Proteins from a genomic interval of Bradyrhizobium sp. CCBAU 53340:
- a CDS encoding ferritin-like domain-containing protein → MDDLLLHGLQDIYYAEQQITKALPKMIEKATNRDLTTGLKNHLEETNKQIERLEKVFERLGQSPSGTQCPAIDGLIKEADETAGEIEDKAVLDAAIVANAQAVEHYEICRYGTLIAWAEEFGHDDIVRFLTTNLNEEKAANTKLNTVALRKGINKTASTAA, encoded by the coding sequence ATGGATGACCTGCTGCTGCATGGCTTGCAGGATATCTATTACGCCGAGCAGCAGATCACCAAAGCCTTGCCGAAAATGATCGAGAAGGCGACCAACCGCGATCTGACCACGGGCCTCAAGAACCATCTCGAGGAGACCAACAAGCAGATCGAGCGTCTCGAAAAGGTCTTCGAGAGACTCGGCCAATCGCCAAGCGGCACTCAATGCCCAGCCATCGACGGGCTCATCAAGGAGGCCGACGAGACGGCCGGCGAGATCGAGGACAAGGCGGTGCTGGATGCGGCGATCGTTGCCAACGCGCAGGCTGTCGAGCACTACGAGATATGTCGCTACGGCACCTTGATCGCCTGGGCAGAGGAGTTCGGCCACGACGATATCGTGCGCTTCCTGACCACGAACCTGAATGAAGAGAAGGCGGCGAACACCAAGCTCAATACCGTTGCGTTGCGCAAGGGCATTAACAAGACAGCTTCCACCGCCGCCTGA
- a CDS encoding outer membrane protein → MKTKLAAAALLLASTSLSFAADLAVKAPYAPAAVWSWTGFYLGGHVGAGWGTTESTVTSFTGAVPGLPAGVVLSQNDRSGFLGGGQFGYNWQSGWAVFGVQGDITGMDVKGTAPCLGALSCSAKSDWLATVTGRIGGVVADRTLVYAKGGAAWMHTNNTLSVPGVLSVSADSTNVGWLLGLGAEYAFDHNWSAFIEYNYIDFDKKSIAMDFSGLAGAPSTANVDVKNKLSIAKIGVNYKFGGPVVAKY, encoded by the coding sequence ATGAAAACAAAACTCGCCGCCGCTGCACTCCTTCTTGCGTCCACCAGTCTGAGCTTCGCTGCCGACCTGGCCGTCAAGGCCCCGTACGCTCCCGCCGCCGTGTGGTCGTGGACCGGATTCTATCTCGGTGGTCATGTCGGCGCCGGCTGGGGGACGACGGAATCCACCGTGACCTCCTTCACAGGCGCGGTCCCAGGACTTCCCGCCGGCGTGGTCCTGAGCCAGAACGACCGTAGCGGCTTCCTGGGTGGTGGCCAGTTTGGCTACAACTGGCAGAGCGGCTGGGCCGTGTTTGGCGTCCAGGGGGACATCACCGGGATGGACGTGAAGGGCACCGCGCCGTGCCTCGGCGCTCTGTCGTGCAGCGCGAAGAGCGACTGGCTGGCGACTGTCACGGGCCGCATCGGCGGCGTCGTCGCTGATCGTACGCTGGTCTACGCGAAGGGCGGTGCAGCTTGGATGCACACCAACAACACGCTCAGTGTGCCCGGTGTGCTCTCGGTGAGCGCGGACAGCACGAATGTCGGTTGGTTGCTCGGGCTCGGCGCCGAATACGCCTTCGATCATAACTGGAGCGCCTTCATCGAGTACAACTATATCGACTTCGACAAGAAGAGCATTGCGATGGATTTCAGCGGGCTGGCGGGTGCGCCGTCGACCGCCAATGTCGATGTCAAGAACAAGCTCTCGATCGCCAAGATCGGTGTGAACTACAAGTTCGGCGGCCCGGTCGTCGCAAAGTACTGA